Within the Phaseolus vulgaris cultivar G19833 chromosome 9, P. vulgaris v2.0, whole genome shotgun sequence genome, the region tatatatatatatatatataatatacctTATACAACTTTCTTCATATCAAGAAATTAGGTCGTTTGGAAAAGACAGACAAAGAAAGAATTTCAGCAACAATGGGTTCTCTTATGGCAGGATGGGATTCTCCAACCTTGGATCCTGAATCGGGTACGCATACTAAGTGTTATCATAATACTATGTTACACTTACACACGTGATTTTTCTAACTAGGGTTCTTATTTTTTACTGTTTCGGCAACAATAAAGAGGAATCGATCACtcacaaatgaagaaattaatGCTTACTGGACAGCAAAGAAGGAGACAGAGTTAGAACACCTGAGAGCTATTTCCAAATTTTCCCAGACTACTCAGGTTTTACTTCTAAATTTACAACATCAATTAATTTTCACCTCTGCAATAAGTGTCAGAGATTTATGTTTATTATGGATAATTGACAGAGCCACGCATTCAAAGATTCAGAGAATTCTCAGAAGTCCTTGGGCAGCAGCATTAAGGAGTCCTTAGGCATGAATGTTGACACAAGCAGTTTGGAGCAGCTTATGAACAAAAGTTGCTGGTAAATTAAATTGCTACATTAACTAGTTTAATAAAATAGATAATAATAAGAACTGCATTGTAATTGCAGAATTGGAGTACTATTTTTAATGTTAGAAAATGATTGGTTTGAGTGCAGGTGGACAAAGAGCAGCTGGGCATTTCTGAATGAAGCACCAGTGATGGAAGCTTCTTCAAACAAGTATCTTTCACAGTTTGAGGTGGCTAACTTGGGATCATCCAAAATTAATACAAGAAGTGGAATTAGGGCGTGATATCAATATTTCCTAATGTTTTGTGTAATGCTTTCTGTTTTGTCATAACAACTGTATATATATGGTTTGTCTGAAAAAACAATATTGGTTTACTTTGTGATTAAGGAAACATTGCTGTGTTTCTTTGTTTTATCGGATATATATAAACCTAAATGACTTGTTATAAAAAGAatgtcattttatttatttgctgatttgttagtatttttttataagttaaaatactaaattttcaaatatattataataattatcataaaaaatataatattgataatattattcctataataataaattatacttaATAATGATActgattatttttataataactattattattataactcactataataataaaaaataatcatataaacaaatttaatcaaAATACGTGGAAAATATgatgatattaaataaaatcattaactTTTAGAAGTACTTTAAAATTTatacttaaaataaatttaaatcagtatattaaaactaaacattttttttacatgCAGAACTCACGAATATGGAATAAGATGAAATGGGTTTTGTCTCTTTAAAATATGTAAAGTTtagtttctttaattttaagGTTGTCctttaaatactaattaaataaattttgtttcttttataaaaaaaattagagaattTAAAagcattatattttaaaattagagagaaaaatattttaatgaaagtaaaattgaaattatagatttatagaagaaaaaaaacttattttattcaTACAAACCCTAACCATCAAATAAATGGGCCAGTAAACCTTCAGATTTGGACTTGATACAGGCCCAATATAATGTAGCCGATACAATGGGTCACCTTAGTCCAAGTTGGATCTGGTTGACAAGATAGTAGGCACAACCAATAATAagttcattaaaaaataaaattttaatataatcttttttttttaatttcccaTTTAATTTCTTTTGCCCAAATTTTAAGTTACCTGTCTTAAGTTGAAttggtttttcaaattttatcttagttttagtttttgagaaaacaataaataacaataataaataaaagaaaatatttcaattatattttattatataagtaAAATAATGCAAgcttaaatatatgaatatagATCATACAACTTTATAATTGCACTTAACCatattaattcaaaataaataattagtaaaaaatttgttaataaaagtatttttgatAAATAAGTATAGGTTATATGACAAATTTACAAATGTAAACAAGTATTTTTATTTGTGCGACGCAcaatattttttagaatgaaaaataatgattactaataaaaatagtttttatatcacttaaaaaaattaataacgtgtattattttttatttcaatcataataataatgataacaacagcaattaaaaaaaagtaatacacTGTAAAATGATCTATAATAGTATTTATTactattcaaattttatttccaaaatcatTTAACTTAATGCAATATATTGAGCTTTGAATAGACTGAACAAATAAATTAACTGTCTAACAATATTATTGTGCATTAGttgtaataaataatttaacttcCCTAATAATGtgaataataacaaataatatagAAAGAATAATGTCGCCGGTAGTGATTGAAAATGTTTTATCTTAACAATGTCTAGTTAACAAATATTTACTTTGATCAAAAGTAAATGTAAATTTTGATTATTTGTATCCAAGAAATTATGAATAACTTCAAAATCATTGTGAAATTCATCAAATTGTATTTCATTGAATAAGTAATTACGAAGTTaagtataataaataaaaaataaatatattataattacaatATACCTAATATATGTGATTGAATGTTATATGTCTTTGATTTTaaagaatttgaaatatttGTTATACATCGCGTTTTTAGATATGTTagttatctttattttaaattaaaataagtatttgTTATCATTTTCTACAAATAATAGCATTTAGTTGATCATGTGAAAATTAGTTGCAAAAGATAAATTCAAACTTTGGAAAGCAATGGACCTTAATTCTTGATTCTTGAAAAACACAAAGATATTGTGTACCGGTCTGCACCGAACAATCAAAGGCTGCACATTAAATGACTTAATTAAATAATGAACATGGTTACACGTGGTGGAAAATAAACGGTTACAACTTTCGTTGAATAAGTCAAACACATTTTGTAGAGCACTCCCTAGATATCAGGAAGCCACCAGGCACGACCCAGAGACCACTAAGCATGTCTTTAGCAATTGGTTACTTGGCCCACAGAGCTAAGGCCCAAGTCAACTTACTAAAAGAACTTTTGAGAGGGgggaaaggtacgttttcatacTATCAAAGAATCTCATTGAGCACTagcgctgacttgagcgtcagagtgcaatcgcaggtaccctcgCCGACCGATCGAAGCACGCGAAAAGGAAGAGAGAGTTGAAGAATTGGAAAGCTAAAGACACGGCAACCATTGTGTATCGACGTGGATCAATATTACTCAGCCCCTGACATCCATACAGGTACATATTGAAAATTGtcttatttgaaatttgaaagaaaGAACTAAATTCATTATTGggataaatatattttcataattttttttcctatgtaATATCAGTAaccataaataatattttcgtCCAAATCATTAACTTGCAACCTTGTCTCATTACAAATATCATTTGcttgattaatattttttaaaaacatgatAGGTACACAAACTTTCAACTTTAGATGATGATTTGGTATCCTTAAacatttaatttcatttaagaATTTCGATGGACCTTAAATTTTCCAATCTTCATCCGATTGGCAAAGCGTATTTGAACTTAAACAACAAAATAATTGACCacttattaaagataaaatgacATCATTAACTTGTTCCACAAATTTAATTGTGGGACAAAACATTGTttcataatcaatttttttagaaGACACCATATTATACAAAAGTCAAGGATAGACAAACTCAACCAGTGATAATAAAGGTGATTCACTATTTTCAAGTAAAAGATTTTGTGGTATATCGACAATGTCCTCACCATTTTCATCCACCTTCAATTTTTAGATTCCAATaaggaaattttttttatatctaattCACTTTCACTACATTTGGAtgtatttaatttcatattttatgaaAGTTTTAAGACTTTGCcacattaataaatttaatacttGACATATTGAActccatttttttataaaactccATCTAACAATAACTTCAAAGTATAATTCAAAACTACATTTGATTTGGACATTGTATCCATCACCAATAACATAACAAATAACCTTAAGAGTTGTTTTTCATAAGCAAATTGACTTGCTTATTTTATCGCATGAATGAATTTCTTACCATTCATCAATAgttccaaagcataagcataaGAAGCCTATTTGTATGTTTCAAAAATTTATCCATTAACCATTTTGATGTTATCATGATAAATACAACACTTTtaaattatcaataatatttttatataatgcGGCTTCATATATCCACGAGGAACATAAAGTAAGTTTATCAATGTTGTAATCTTGCTTCCTTAATTTCTCAATCtcttcattgaaacattgagagAAACTTGTTTGAAAAATTAGAACAAGTCAAATTTCTTATTTcatcataaattttattaaccTCAAATCAAgctaaaaacattttattaatgTCTCTGTATTAGTTGAGGAGTCAAACTACATTTTTaaccgatcagattttcaaatagaGTAAATTCGTCTTAGGTGTTGAATCAGATGTTAGTATCTGGTAGGACTTAATACGAGTCTTCTGGAAGACGTTGTTTTATTTGTTGAATATCCTGGATATGTAGATCCATGTgggatctatgtgattgttttatgtttgaatttgaagaatatttaataattgaaaaattGATCAATGTAATTTGGTTTGCTCTTTTGAttgaattgtgtatattataagatttattttcactagcttattTTCTGATTGGTGTATTGATCATTTGGTTTGTATGGGAATGGTCACATGATGTATTCTTTGTAGATGTAGGCTTGAGTGTCTTAAGTGATTCTCTTTGGGTTCAGTTAGGAGTATTCTGTATAGACATATTTGGAAATATGTTTATTGAGGAAAGTTAAAAGTTGTGTTTATGTATAAGGATTGGACcactcctcaagtggttcatatttaattcattttttattgtcGATAAAATAAACTAACTTACCCttactttttcttgttgtgtttaaAGTATGATGATTGTATTATATACACAAACAAATGATCATAAAGATCCATTAGAATCGATAAgactttataattttattttgagctatgaattataaatatttatatttctaattctaataatatattatgaatgttttgaaaaaaaaattctaaatttatataaaaatagataACACTTTAGATATATAGTTAGATATATTTTGGATGTTACAAATAGTAAAgattatatcaattttatcaTCGCATTTAAACTTCCTGTCAACATGGAAAGTGTTAatctttatttttcaaaaaaacaataaataaataagaaagtatataaaacatataagaaaatatttgaatgatgtactattatataattaacaataatataagtttatatatatatatatataatataaaacttTACAGCTGCAGTTAAACATCTGaattcaaataattaataacaaatttgtttaatcaaaaatatttttgagaaACAAGTATGAgttatatgataaatttataaatataaaatatataaaaatacaacCTGGGTagttataaatttatgaataatttGCTTTTAGACCAAGAAACACTTAGAAATACTGTGctgagataaaattaaaaaaaatgagacaATAAAGTATTACAatcatgaaaaacaaaaatcgTTATTGATGAGGAACTTTCTTCTTAAATGAAGAAAGATAGGAGAGGAAAGTGTATAATCGATTAcgattatattttaatataatcttatttagaatttgattataataaaatacataatttaaataataaataatatatatttttaattcaaaatttgatattatatatatttatttatttctatataaatttatatatatttttattacatcAATTTCCAGTTGTCTCTCCCctttttttcactatttttttttaattcaaataaccttttttattttccttttctcttttttttctttcattttccaCCCTCCTTACAATCCAACAGATAATGTTTtctaattacataaaaaaaaatacatatttctataatatattaaatgacaattttttttgttttacatttaaatattataataataataataatagtaaatatacaataaaaaatattataagtcTCTATTTTCTTCCCTTTTTTCTTAAgctaaatatttttcatttttacctttcttttaaatgtttttcttccttgattTATCCTTTACTTCCTCTGTATTTGTTTATTAGGGACAATGatgataaaatatttgatatatCATGACCAGTTCAATGTTGTGTCACATTCTGATCCTTagaaaaaaacacattttcctttgatcctaaaactgtccACATACATTGAACCTAAGAAACCCTGTTTTCCTTCTAGAAGTTACGGGACCCTCCATCAAACAAACACCAATTGAAAGTTGAATTGAAGGTTAACCACTATAAATGAAATATGTTCAAAATATGGCtgtttaaacttttaaaattccaattcaatgttatttttgttatattttttagattCCTAATTCTTTATCATCCAATATGTAAGGAGAATAGACCATTAATTTGTTCTTCATTAATTTGTTCTATAGATTATTTatgtgatttatttattttaatttctatttaagaTAGAGAATATTATATTAGGATGAAATTGGTGGTTTAttcacacaaaaataaaaacggTGAAGTAGTTTTTTAAACTATTACCAAGAGAATCATGCATAAATTCAATCAAATAACTTTATAACATTAATCATTTGGTAAAACGGTTTGGTCCAAAcaatttaaaatctttataaaatTCTATATTCATGTTGTTCCCGTATGCCAATACAGTCTCACATCGCTCAGGAATTGAGGCCAATAACAGTTTATATATTTCCTCCTCCCTTCATTTTTAGAGGCGCCTTTTAAGGGCAAAACCGTGACGAAGCACCgacctccaaagcggacaatatCTCAGATGCGGTGATTGATCCTAGTGATGCTGCCCAATGACTTGAGGTCGGAACACATgtataattcattttaaaaaactaaattatttatgaaaacCTTTTGGTTTTTCTATATCTCTAATAGTAAacctttttttataaagaatttgGAAGGTTGAGAATTAGGAAATgtgtaaaatttaaattaaatatattaacttttGGTTTAACATAAACATAGTTAGAATTGTTTCCAAATTATCCTGTATTTTTTAACCTCTCGAGTTCTCTTACTTACCTCTGTTAGATTTCTTTGAATAACAGATTAAAATTTAGAGTCAATGAAGAATTGGCATAACCATCTTTGTGTCTCTTGCAAATAGTCAAATATCGCCAGCTCTTGtcttttttattgttgtgtAGCATTTACATGTTATTTTTGACCTTTTTTATATGATGTAATTTTGATGCTAAATTACATAAATGGAtgaattttaaaagaattatataaTTGGATAggtatatttttaaatgaacaAGTCCTACTTAAGCTCTAGTgcaattttgtaaaaaaaaaatctgattttCGCTAAAGTCGTAGTatcaaacatgtttttttttttttttttttcaaatttatgtGAAGTCATGTTTGATAGTACGTTTTTTTTAAGTTGTGCTTCTTAGCATGATTtctaatgttttgttttttttttaattttcttattctttattttttttatgtttttcaatttttataaatttaaatgatgtaattatttacttatttttatgttaattgaatatattttggataacttaaaatattaatgtagttaaatatatttaaagtatttttttctaaaaaataattaaatatttagttagctttattaattaatgaaattatttatgtgaattaaatataatttcagtaacatatattttaatgatattgttttaaatttttaaaattaaattcacaCCAAAAAATTATTACACTTACTACCAAACACTACttcaaataaatcataaaagaattacacaattaataaaaacatgtttGGTAGTATAACTCCataacaaaaattgaaaaaaaaaatgagaccatttttttttataatttgaattgaACTTGTAGTAAGTACGACTTTtcattttaaagtaatttttgcAAGGACAACTTTCCCAATTATATaattcttataaaatttattcatttatatgATGTAGTATCAAAATTACACcacttatgaaaaaaaaaaaaaaccccgTCTATTTTCAATTAACTTAACATTGTTTTTGTTCTTTTGTATACATTTATACTTTAGTTTGATTATTGATTCGAAGATGCTGTTGATGTATTTGTTGGGTATATACAGAGAAAAAATGATTAATATATAGTGCCGAAAGGTGTGGTTATGAAATATTGAAATGAAAAGTGGTATTCCACCAACCTCGAGTGAGGACTAAAACCCACCAACTCCTTTTGCTTTGAAATGAAGATTCTGTGGATGACACCCACTGCAGAATGAAGACTACTTTAGTCATCCTTTAGCTCAATGAAACAGATAGTTTAACGCTTTCTTTCCACGAGGaggaaaataaatatgaaagaaagaaaataagataGCTTTTCGGAGAAAAATATACCAATACTTCTAGATATCCagaaatttagtttttatattaaattattcacTTTAGTAATTTCTTCTCCtgaaaggattttttttaaaaaaaaaaattcatcgtTTTCTTAGTTTTGGcagaattaaataataattttttcatctatgaaatgatataaatataaaacttttacaggaaaattaatatcaattttttttattataactttattaactttttattttacatttttttttagttgggATGTTGGTATATATTTACCATATGCTTAGTTctcttcatttttattttacttttttgttttttatattattttttttaatatagtatcaTAACCATTTTgagtatattataaaaaaaaattaagtttttttaattataggaTCACGTATGGACAGAAGATTATAATGTaaaccttaattttttttataaaataaagttagtatattaaatacatttctattaaattaatttgttatctttatttattttttaaaagttagaGGAGGATGCATAATTTTAACTTCCATTGACTTgtttgttatttaataaaaaaattataaaagaccAGTATAATCTAAAACGAAATTCACATCCTACTGTTCGCTCCATGTGCGGGGTGTTTGGAAAAGTTTTTTTTGTCCCTAATTTCAGTTTTTTAACCAGtgtcataaaaatattatatttaattttagaaagagaaaaagaaattaaatgattgaaatcaaaataatttatttttacagGCACcaggttttttgttttttgaaaaaatagttattttgtgaattaaaaaatcatagtgtatatttaattatgaaaatactTGAGTTTTATCACAGATAGCTAAGCAGTGGAAAGACGTGGATTTTGGGATTATTAGTGGTAGTTGCAAAGAAAAGGGTAGTAACGTAATTTGCGGTGTTGGTTTGGTATTATTAAAGAAAGGCTGAGCACAAAGCATGTTGCAAAGCAAAGTGAAGTAAAGGTGTAGAGTGAGAGTTAGAAGTGGAAGAATGGCCGAGAAAAGCAAGATTTTGATCATCGGAGGCACCGGCTACATCGGTAAACATATTGTGGAAGCAAGCGCAAAGTCTGGGCACCCAACTTTTGCTTTGGTGAGAGAATCAACCGTCTCTGACCCCGCCAAGGCTCAACTCATCGACCATTTTAAGGCTCTGGGCGTTAATCTGGTCCATGTAAGATATCATCCTTCATTCTCCTGTTCACTTCACTGACAAtgttatttgattaattaaccACCGTTTGATATGACAATGGCAGGGGGATCTGTACGATCATGAAACCTTGGTGAAAGCCATAAAGCAGGTAGATGTGGTCATATCCACTGTGGGTCACTTGCAACTTGCCGATCAGGTCAAGATCATCGCTGCCATTAAGGAGGCTGGCAACGTTAAGGTTCTCTCCCCACTCCAATCCTCTACATCCTGTTTCTTTATAtgctttttctctttctttctttttattctttatgttttttgttaaacaaacaaaaaaacctTTGGTGAgtgaaatattttcatttttagaagcaTGAACTTTCCCACTCTGCTTTTATTTTTCTAGTACgcttattaatattattaactataaCATCAAAGATTCAGATGCTAAGGATGAAATTGTACAAGAACGTTATTAATGCAAAGATATAATTATTGGTGAATAGATTAACTTTTTTGATCAAGTGTGTATGATTTTTGAATTGGCAGAGGTTTTTCCCTTCTGAATTCGGGAACGATGTGGATCGTGTGCATGCAGTGGAGCCTGCAAAATCTGCGTTCGCAATCAAAGTCCAAATTCGGCGTAGCATTGAGGAAGAAGGAATCCCCTACACGTACGTTTCCAGCAACTACTTCGCAGGCTATTTTCTGCCCACGTTAGCTCAACCAGGAGTCTTCGCTCCACCTCCACCTAAAGACAAAGTCGTTATCTTCGGTGATGGAAACCCTAAAGGTAATTAACTTACGTACATTCTATTACCACCacatacataaaaaatatcattagtTGTTAGTTAACGTGTATAATTTTCTTGAATACTCGTAGCAATTTTCAACAAGGAAGAGGACATTGGAACCTACACTATCAGAGCCGTGGATGACCCTAGGACGTTGAACAAGATTCTCTACCTCAGGCCCCCTCAGAACACCTACTCATTCAACGAGCTTGTGGCCTTGTGGGAGAAGAAGATTGGCAAGACCCTCGAAAAGATTTACGTGCCAGAGGAGAAGCTTCTCAAGGACATTGAAGGTGTGTTCAAAATATAAATGCGCAAAATATTTGATCCTTGATGTATCGTATTGATGTTGATATTCTCTTTTGTTGCAGAGGCGCCTATTCCAATCAATGTGATACTATCCATCAACCACTCTGTGTTTGTGAAGGGTGACCACACCAACTTTGAGATTGAGCCTTCTTTTGGGGTTGAGGCTTCTGAGTTGTACCCCGATGTCAAGTACACCACCGTGGAAGAAATCCTTGGTCAGTTCGCTTGAGAATTAAAACAAGAAAGTCGCTTGGAGTTTTATCTCTGCCTTCTGCTACTTGTTGCTGCTATTTTGCTTTGTAAAACTGTTGATTAATGTTTTACCATGTATCATCCCCAGATCTAAAAAGAGGGAGGAGAGTGGAAGATTGTGTTTTATGTCAAATGTTCCATCAGTCTTATCTTCATACTTTTTAA harbors:
- the LOC137822784 gene encoding uncharacterized protein — encoded protein: MGSLMAGWDSPTLDPESATIKRNRSLTNEEINAYWTAKKETELEHLRAISKFSQTTQSHAFKDSENSQKSLGSSIKESLGMNVDTSSLEQLMNKSCWWTKSSWAFLNEAPVMEASSNKYLSQFEVANLGSSKINTRSGIRA
- the LOC137822714 gene encoding phenylcoumaran benzylic ether reductase Betv6, with the protein product MAEKSKILIIGGTGYIGKHIVEASAKSGHPTFALVRESTVSDPAKAQLIDHFKALGVNLVHGDLYDHETLVKAIKQVDVVISTVGHLQLADQVKIIAAIKEAGNVKRFFPSEFGNDVDRVHAVEPAKSAFAIKVQIRRSIEEEGIPYTYVSSNYFAGYFLPTLAQPGVFAPPPPKDKVVIFGDGNPKAIFNKEEDIGTYTIRAVDDPRTLNKILYLRPPQNTYSFNELVALWEKKIGKTLEKIYVPEEKLLKDIEEAPIPINVILSINHSVFVKGDHTNFEIEPSFGVEASELYPDVKYTTVEEILGQFA